In Haliaeetus albicilla chromosome 12, bHalAlb1.1, whole genome shotgun sequence, a genomic segment contains:
- the UNK gene encoding RING finger protein unkempt homolog isoform X6, with protein sequence MSKGPVASGPAAAGPASAASALQAQPEKPQHYTYLKEFRTEQCPLFVQHKCTQHRPYTCFHWHFVNQRRRRSIRRRDGTFNYSPDIYCTKYDETTGICPEGDECPFLHRTTGDTERRYHLRYYKTGICIHETDSKGNCTKNGVHCAFAHGPHDLRSPVYDIRELQAMEALQNGQTTSEGGIEGQSAVAASHAMIEKILSEEPRWQDTTYVLGNYKTEQCKKPPRLCRQGYACPYYHNSKDRRRSPRKHKYRSSPCPSVKHGDEWGDPSKCENGDSCQYCHTRTEQQFHPEIYKSTKCNDMQQSGSCPRGPFCAFAHVEQPALSEDLQQSSAVSSPTQTGPVMYMPSAAGDSVPVSPSSPHAPDLSNVWNKSGTLPTSPTSTTILCRNSSLGSPSNICGSPPGAIGKPHGLETIGFPPDSVTAAGSYKKAPGFEREDQVGAEYLKSFKCQQAKMKSHSLEHRSQEQPLLQPKQDILGILPVGSPLTSSISSSITSSLAATPPSPAGTSSIPGMNANALPFYPTSDTVESVIGGSLLQSSAPVNIPGSLGSSASFHSASPSPPVSLSSHFLHQPQGHLSQSENTFLGTSASHGSLGLNGMNSSIWEHFASGSFSPSTSPAFLSGPGAAELARLRQELDEANGTIKQWEESWKQAKQACDAWKKEAEEANDRANTANMECELAREQREALELQVKKLQEELERIHTGQDPQFLRSFSDLETLSLSSLYTLQKQLRANLEKVDKAVFQMQSVKCLKCQEENRVVLPCQHAVLCETCAEEGECPICHPNRPHSLQS encoded by the exons TTACCTGAAGGAGTTCCGCACAGAGCAGTGTCCTCTTTTCGTGCAGCACAAGTGCACTCAGCACCGGCCCTACACTTGCTTCCACTGGCACTTTGTCAACCAGCGTCGTCGCAGATCTATCCGCCGCCGGGACGGTACATTTAACTACAGCCCTGACATTTACTGTACCAAGTATGACGAGACCACAGGAATCTGCCCAGAAGGAGATGA GTGTCCCTTCTTGCATAGAACTACTGGAGACACAGAGAGGAGGTATCACTTGCGCTACTACAAAACTGGAATCTGTATTCATGAGACAGACTCCAAGGGAAACTGCACGAAGAATGGAGTCCACTGCGCGTTTGCTCATGGGCCCCATGACCTACGCTCTCCAGTGTATGACATCAG GGAGCTTCAGGCAATGGAGGCTTTGCAGAATGGTCAGACTACATCAGAAGGTGGCATAGAGGGTCAGTCTGCAGTTGCTGCCAGCCATGCTATGATAGAGAAAATACTCAGTGAGGAGCCAAGGTGGCAAG ATACAACATATGTGTTGGGAAATTACAAGACAGAACAATGTAAGAAACCCCCCCGTCTCTGTCGCCAGGGTTATGCCTGTCCCTACTACCACAATAGCAAAGACAGAAGAAGAAGcccaagaaaacacaaatacag ATCTTCGCCATGTCCCAGTGTGAAACATGGAGATGAGTGGGGAGATCCCAGTAAGTGTGAAAATGGAGACTCATGCCAATACTGCCACACTCGCACAGAACAGCAGTTCCATCCAGAG ATCTACAAATCCACCAAATGCAATGATATGCAGCAGTCTGGCAGCTGTCCCCGAGGACCCTTCTGTGCCTTTGCACATGTAGAAC agCCTGCGCTCAGTGAAGACTTACAGCAATCCTCGGCTGTGTCTAGCCCGACACAGACAGGCCCTGTGATGTATATGCCATCGGCAGCTGGTGATTCTGTTCCAGTCAGCCCTTCCAGTCCACATGCCCCAGACCTTAGCAAT GTGTGGAATAAATCAGGAACTCTGCCAACTAGCCCCACCTCCACCACA ATTCTTTGTAGGAACAGCAGTCTCGGAAGCCCATCTAATATATGTGGGTCTCCTCCTGGTGCCATTGGAAAGCCACACGGCTTGGAGACCATTGGTTTTCCTCCAGACTCAGTAACAGCAGCCGGCAGCTACAAGAAAGCACCGGGGTTTGAGCGAGAAGATCAGGTGGGGGCCGAGTATTTGAAGAGTTTCAAATGCCAG CAAGCAAAAATGAAGTCCCACTCACTGGAACACAGGAGCCAGGAGCAACCTTTGTTACAGCCCAAACAG GACATACTGGGTATTCTCCCAGTGGGAAGCCCGCTGACATCCAGCATCTCCTCTAGTATCACCTCCAGTCTGGCTGCAACGCCACCAAGCCCGGCCGGCACCAGCAGCATACCAGGCATGAATGCCAATGCCCTTCCTTTCTATCCAACCAGTGACACCGTTGAGTCTGTCATAG GTGGGAGTTTGCTGCAAAGTTCTGCTCCTGTAAATATCCCTGGGTCCCTTGGAAGCTCTGCCTCCTTtcactctgcctctccttctCCACCGGTCAGCCTCTCATCGCATTTCCTTCATCAGCCCCAGGGACACTTAAGCCAATCAGAAAACACGTTCCTGGGGACGTCAGCTTCTCATGGATCATTAG GTTTAAATGGGATGAACAGCAGCATATGGGAACACTTTGCTTCGGGGAGTTTTTCGCCCAGTACCTCACCTGCATTTCTGTCAGGTCCAGGTGCTGCGGAGCTGGCACGGCTACGACAAGAACTGGATGAAGCCAACGGCACAATAAAGCAGTGGGAAGAGTCTTGGAAACAAGCCAAACAG GCTTGTGATGCTTGGaaaaaggaggcagaggaagcaAATGATCGCGCCAACACAGCTAACATGGAATGTGAACTGGCCCGGGAGCAGAGGGAAGCATTGGAGCTGCAAGTGAagaagctgcaggaggagctggagaggaTCCACACAGGCCAGGACCCTCAGTTTCTGCGCTCCTTCTCTGACCTGGAaacactctctctctcttcgCTTTACACCCTTCAGAAACAGCTGCGGGCAAACCTGGAGAAAGTTGATAAG GCGGTATTTCAGATGCAGTCAGTGAAATGCCTTAAGTGTCAGGAGGAGAACCGGGTGGTGTTACCGTGCCAACACGCAGTGCTGTGTGAAACGTGCGCCGAGGAGGGCGAGTGCCCCATCTGCCATCCCAACAGGCCTCACTCTCTCCAGTCGTGA
- the UNK gene encoding RING finger protein unkempt homolog isoform X5 — protein MSYLKEFRTEQCPLFVQHKCTQHRPYTCFHWHFVNQRRRRSIRRRDGTFNYSPDIYCTKYDETTGICPEGDECPFLHRTTGDTERRYHLRYYKTGICIHETDSKGNCTKNGVHCAFAHGPHDLRSPVYDIRELQAMEALQNGQTTSEGGIEGQSAVAASHAMIEKILSEEPRWQDTTYVLGNYKTEQCKKPPRLCRQGYACPYYHNSKDRRRSPRKHKYRSSPCPSVKHGDEWGDPSKCENGDSCQYCHTRTEQQFHPEIYKSTKCNDMQQSGSCPRGPFCAFAHVEQPALSEDLQQSSAVSSPTQTGPVMYMPSAAGDSVPVSPSSPHAPDLSNVWNKSGTLPTSPTSTTILCRNSSLGSPSNICGSPPGAIGKPHGLETIGFPPDSVTAAGSYKKAPGFEREDQVGAEYLKSFKCQQAKMKSHSLEHRSQEQPLLQPKQDILGILPVGSPLTSSISSSITSSLAATPPSPAGTSSIPGMNANALPFYPTSDTVESVIESALDDLDLNEFGVAALEKTFDSSTVPHTSGIMIGGSLLQSSAPVNIPGSLGSSASFHSASPSPPVSLSSHFLHQPQGHLSQSENTFLGTSASHGSLGLNGMNSSIWEHFASGSFSPSTSPAFLSGPGAAELARLRQELDEANGTIKQWEESWKQAKQACDAWKKEAEEANDRANTANMECELAREQREALELQVKKLQEELERIHTGQDPQFLRSFSDLETLSLSSLYTLQKQLRANLEKVDKAVFQMQSVKCLKCQEENRVVLPCQHAVLCETCAEEGECPICHPNRPHSLQS, from the exons TTACCTGAAGGAGTTCCGCACAGAGCAGTGTCCTCTTTTCGTGCAGCACAAGTGCACTCAGCACCGGCCCTACACTTGCTTCCACTGGCACTTTGTCAACCAGCGTCGTCGCAGATCTATCCGCCGCCGGGACGGTACATTTAACTACAGCCCTGACATTTACTGTACCAAGTATGACGAGACCACAGGAATCTGCCCAGAAGGAGATGA GTGTCCCTTCTTGCATAGAACTACTGGAGACACAGAGAGGAGGTATCACTTGCGCTACTACAAAACTGGAATCTGTATTCATGAGACAGACTCCAAGGGAAACTGCACGAAGAATGGAGTCCACTGCGCGTTTGCTCATGGGCCCCATGACCTACGCTCTCCAGTGTATGACATCAG GGAGCTTCAGGCAATGGAGGCTTTGCAGAATGGTCAGACTACATCAGAAGGTGGCATAGAGGGTCAGTCTGCAGTTGCTGCCAGCCATGCTATGATAGAGAAAATACTCAGTGAGGAGCCAAGGTGGCAAG ATACAACATATGTGTTGGGAAATTACAAGACAGAACAATGTAAGAAACCCCCCCGTCTCTGTCGCCAGGGTTATGCCTGTCCCTACTACCACAATAGCAAAGACAGAAGAAGAAGcccaagaaaacacaaatacag ATCTTCGCCATGTCCCAGTGTGAAACATGGAGATGAGTGGGGAGATCCCAGTAAGTGTGAAAATGGAGACTCATGCCAATACTGCCACACTCGCACAGAACAGCAGTTCCATCCAGAG ATCTACAAATCCACCAAATGCAATGATATGCAGCAGTCTGGCAGCTGTCCCCGAGGACCCTTCTGTGCCTTTGCACATGTAGAAC agCCTGCGCTCAGTGAAGACTTACAGCAATCCTCGGCTGTGTCTAGCCCGACACAGACAGGCCCTGTGATGTATATGCCATCGGCAGCTGGTGATTCTGTTCCAGTCAGCCCTTCCAGTCCACATGCCCCAGACCTTAGCAAT GTGTGGAATAAATCAGGAACTCTGCCAACTAGCCCCACCTCCACCACA ATTCTTTGTAGGAACAGCAGTCTCGGAAGCCCATCTAATATATGTGGGTCTCCTCCTGGTGCCATTGGAAAGCCACACGGCTTGGAGACCATTGGTTTTCCTCCAGACTCAGTAACAGCAGCCGGCAGCTACAAGAAAGCACCGGGGTTTGAGCGAGAAGATCAGGTGGGGGCCGAGTATTTGAAGAGTTTCAAATGCCAG CAAGCAAAAATGAAGTCCCACTCACTGGAACACAGGAGCCAGGAGCAACCTTTGTTACAGCCCAAACAG GACATACTGGGTATTCTCCCAGTGGGAAGCCCGCTGACATCCAGCATCTCCTCTAGTATCACCTCCAGTCTGGCTGCAACGCCACCAAGCCCGGCCGGCACCAGCAGCATACCAGGCATGAATGCCAATGCCCTTCCTTTCTATCCAACCAGTGACACCGTTGAGTCTGTCATAG AGTCTGCCTTGGATGACCTGGACCTGAATGAATTCGGAGTGGCTGCCCTGGAGAAGACATTTGACAGCAGCACAGTGCCCCACACGAGTGGCATCATGATAG GTGGGAGTTTGCTGCAAAGTTCTGCTCCTGTAAATATCCCTGGGTCCCTTGGAAGCTCTGCCTCCTTtcactctgcctctccttctCCACCGGTCAGCCTCTCATCGCATTTCCTTCATCAGCCCCAGGGACACTTAAGCCAATCAGAAAACACGTTCCTGGGGACGTCAGCTTCTCATGGATCATTAG GTTTAAATGGGATGAACAGCAGCATATGGGAACACTTTGCTTCGGGGAGTTTTTCGCCCAGTACCTCACCTGCATTTCTGTCAGGTCCAGGTGCTGCGGAGCTGGCACGGCTACGACAAGAACTGGATGAAGCCAACGGCACAATAAAGCAGTGGGAAGAGTCTTGGAAACAAGCCAAACAG GCTTGTGATGCTTGGaaaaaggaggcagaggaagcaAATGATCGCGCCAACACAGCTAACATGGAATGTGAACTGGCCCGGGAGCAGAGGGAAGCATTGGAGCTGCAAGTGAagaagctgcaggaggagctggagaggaTCCACACAGGCCAGGACCCTCAGTTTCTGCGCTCCTTCTCTGACCTGGAaacactctctctctcttcgCTTTACACCCTTCAGAAACAGCTGCGGGCAAACCTGGAGAAAGTTGATAAG GCGGTATTTCAGATGCAGTCAGTGAAATGCCTTAAGTGTCAGGAGGAGAACCGGGTGGTGTTACCGTGCCAACACGCAGTGCTGTGTGAAACGTGCGCCGAGGAGGGCGAGTGCCCCATCTGCCATCCCAACAGGCCTCACTCTCTCCAGTCGTGA
- the UNK gene encoding RING finger protein unkempt homolog isoform X2: MSKGPVASGPAAAGPASAASALQAQPEKPQHYTYLKEFRTEQCPLFVQHKCTQHRPYTCFHWHFVNQRRRRSIRRRDGTFNYSPDIYCTKYDETTGICPEGDECPFLHRTTGDTERRYHLRYYKTGICIHETDSKGNCTKNGVHCAFAHGPHDLRSPVYDIRELQAMEALQNGQTTSEGGIEGQSAVAASHAMIEKILSEEPRWQDTTYVLGNYKTEQCKKPPRLCRQGYACPYYHNSKDRRRSPRKHKYRSSPCPSVKHGDEWGDPSKCENGDSCQYCHTRTEQQFHPEIYKSTKCNDMQQSGSCPRGPFCAFAHVEQPALSEDLQQSSAVSSPTQTGPVMYMPSAAGDSVPVSPSSPHAPDLSNVWNKSGTLPTSPTSTTILCRNSSLGSPSNICGSPPGAIGKPHGLETIGFPPDSVTAAGSYKKAPGFEREDQQAKMKSHSLEHRSQEQPLLQPKQDILGILPVGSPLTSSISSSITSSLAATPPSPAGTSSIPGMNANALPFYPTSDTVESVIESALDDLDLNEFGVAALEKTFDSSTVPHTSGIMIGGSLLQSSAPVNIPGSLGSSASFHSASPSPPVSLSSHFLHQPQGHLSQSENTFLGTSASHGSLGLNGMNSSIWEHFASGSFSPSTSPAFLSGPGAAELARLRQELDEANGTIKQWEESWKQAKQACDAWKKEAEEANDRANTANMECELAREQREALELQVKKLQEELERIHTGQDPQFLRSFSDLETLSLSSLYTLQKQLRANLEKVDKAVFQMQSVKCLKCQEENRVVLPCQHAVLCETCAEEGECPICHPNRPHSLQS, encoded by the exons TTACCTGAAGGAGTTCCGCACAGAGCAGTGTCCTCTTTTCGTGCAGCACAAGTGCACTCAGCACCGGCCCTACACTTGCTTCCACTGGCACTTTGTCAACCAGCGTCGTCGCAGATCTATCCGCCGCCGGGACGGTACATTTAACTACAGCCCTGACATTTACTGTACCAAGTATGACGAGACCACAGGAATCTGCCCAGAAGGAGATGA GTGTCCCTTCTTGCATAGAACTACTGGAGACACAGAGAGGAGGTATCACTTGCGCTACTACAAAACTGGAATCTGTATTCATGAGACAGACTCCAAGGGAAACTGCACGAAGAATGGAGTCCACTGCGCGTTTGCTCATGGGCCCCATGACCTACGCTCTCCAGTGTATGACATCAG GGAGCTTCAGGCAATGGAGGCTTTGCAGAATGGTCAGACTACATCAGAAGGTGGCATAGAGGGTCAGTCTGCAGTTGCTGCCAGCCATGCTATGATAGAGAAAATACTCAGTGAGGAGCCAAGGTGGCAAG ATACAACATATGTGTTGGGAAATTACAAGACAGAACAATGTAAGAAACCCCCCCGTCTCTGTCGCCAGGGTTATGCCTGTCCCTACTACCACAATAGCAAAGACAGAAGAAGAAGcccaagaaaacacaaatacag ATCTTCGCCATGTCCCAGTGTGAAACATGGAGATGAGTGGGGAGATCCCAGTAAGTGTGAAAATGGAGACTCATGCCAATACTGCCACACTCGCACAGAACAGCAGTTCCATCCAGAG ATCTACAAATCCACCAAATGCAATGATATGCAGCAGTCTGGCAGCTGTCCCCGAGGACCCTTCTGTGCCTTTGCACATGTAGAAC agCCTGCGCTCAGTGAAGACTTACAGCAATCCTCGGCTGTGTCTAGCCCGACACAGACAGGCCCTGTGATGTATATGCCATCGGCAGCTGGTGATTCTGTTCCAGTCAGCCCTTCCAGTCCACATGCCCCAGACCTTAGCAAT GTGTGGAATAAATCAGGAACTCTGCCAACTAGCCCCACCTCCACCACA ATTCTTTGTAGGAACAGCAGTCTCGGAAGCCCATCTAATATATGTGGGTCTCCTCCTGGTGCCATTGGAAAGCCACACGGCTTGGAGACCATTGGTTTTCCTCCAGACTCAGTAACAGCAGCCGGCAGCTACAAGAAAGCACCGGGGTTTGAGCGAGAAGATCAG CAAGCAAAAATGAAGTCCCACTCACTGGAACACAGGAGCCAGGAGCAACCTTTGTTACAGCCCAAACAG GACATACTGGGTATTCTCCCAGTGGGAAGCCCGCTGACATCCAGCATCTCCTCTAGTATCACCTCCAGTCTGGCTGCAACGCCACCAAGCCCGGCCGGCACCAGCAGCATACCAGGCATGAATGCCAATGCCCTTCCTTTCTATCCAACCAGTGACACCGTTGAGTCTGTCATAG AGTCTGCCTTGGATGACCTGGACCTGAATGAATTCGGAGTGGCTGCCCTGGAGAAGACATTTGACAGCAGCACAGTGCCCCACACGAGTGGCATCATGATAG GTGGGAGTTTGCTGCAAAGTTCTGCTCCTGTAAATATCCCTGGGTCCCTTGGAAGCTCTGCCTCCTTtcactctgcctctccttctCCACCGGTCAGCCTCTCATCGCATTTCCTTCATCAGCCCCAGGGACACTTAAGCCAATCAGAAAACACGTTCCTGGGGACGTCAGCTTCTCATGGATCATTAG GTTTAAATGGGATGAACAGCAGCATATGGGAACACTTTGCTTCGGGGAGTTTTTCGCCCAGTACCTCACCTGCATTTCTGTCAGGTCCAGGTGCTGCGGAGCTGGCACGGCTACGACAAGAACTGGATGAAGCCAACGGCACAATAAAGCAGTGGGAAGAGTCTTGGAAACAAGCCAAACAG GCTTGTGATGCTTGGaaaaaggaggcagaggaagcaAATGATCGCGCCAACACAGCTAACATGGAATGTGAACTGGCCCGGGAGCAGAGGGAAGCATTGGAGCTGCAAGTGAagaagctgcaggaggagctggagaggaTCCACACAGGCCAGGACCCTCAGTTTCTGCGCTCCTTCTCTGACCTGGAaacactctctctctcttcgCTTTACACCCTTCAGAAACAGCTGCGGGCAAACCTGGAGAAAGTTGATAAG GCGGTATTTCAGATGCAGTCAGTGAAATGCCTTAAGTGTCAGGAGGAGAACCGGGTGGTGTTACCGTGCCAACACGCAGTGCTGTGTGAAACGTGCGCCGAGGAGGGCGAGTGCCCCATCTGCCATCCCAACAGGCCTCACTCTCTCCAGTCGTGA